In Thermosynechococcus sichuanensis E542, a single genomic region encodes these proteins:
- the tnpA gene encoding IS200/IS605 family transposase produces MSDDNEIRHGRHCVFKMHVHLVFVTKYRRRVFDGDAINRLRAIFAKVCADFEAQLIEMDGEDDHVHLLVEYPPKVAVSNLVNSLKGVSSRLLRKERPDIQKRYWKGVLWSPSYFASSCGGAPISIVRQYIEQQQTPH; encoded by the coding sequence ATGAGTGATGATAACGAAATTAGACACGGGCGGCACTGTGTTTTCAAGATGCACGTCCACTTGGTCTTTGTGACGAAATATCGCCGCAGGGTATTCGATGGTGACGCCATCAACCGGTTGCGCGCGATCTTCGCCAAGGTCTGTGCCGACTTTGAGGCGCAACTGATCGAGATGGACGGCGAGGACGATCACGTGCACCTGCTCGTGGAATATCCGCCAAAGGTCGCCGTTTCCAACCTCGTGAACAGCCTGAAAGGCGTGTCCAGTCGCTTGCTGCGCAAGGAGCGGCCCGACATCCAGAAGCGTTACTGGAAAGGCGTGCTGTGGTCGCCGTCCTACTTTGCTTCAAGCTGTGGCGGGGCGCCCATTTCTATCGTGCGCCAGTACATCGAGCAGCAGCAGACTCCACACTGA
- a CDS encoding single-stranded DNA-binding protein, which translates to MRYIDSAALSRQPLGLYWKERELLEAHQMNSCVLFAEVIQAPELRYTQDTQMAVATMVVQFASLRSEEPPMSLRTVAWGNLGQKMQAECKVGDRLILEGRLKMDTIDRPEGFKEKRAELVVSRFYTVEGNIVDHPAQPATTPMATPTVTTSVTPRVAPPPPEPEDINLDEVPF; encoded by the coding sequence TTGCGCTACATTGATTCGGCGGCTCTGTCGCGGCAGCCGTTGGGACTATACTGGAAGGAACGTGAACTGTTGGAAGCCCATCAGATGAATAGCTGCGTCCTTTTTGCGGAAGTGATTCAAGCCCCAGAGCTGCGCTACACCCAAGATACGCAGATGGCGGTGGCCACGATGGTGGTGCAGTTTGCCAGCTTGCGCAGTGAAGAGCCACCCATGAGTTTGCGAACCGTGGCTTGGGGCAATTTGGGGCAAAAAATGCAGGCAGAATGCAAGGTGGGCGATCGCTTGATCCTCGAAGGTCGGCTAAAAATGGACACCATTGACCGCCCCGAGGGCTTCAAAGAAAAACGCGCCGAGTTGGTGGTGAGCCGTTTCTACACCGTTGAGGGCAACATTGTGGATCATCCTGCACAGCCTGCCACAACTCCAATGGCTACCCCCACCGTCACAACATCTGTCACCCCTCGGGTCGCACCCCCACCCCCCGAACCTGAGGATATTAACCTGGATGAAGTGCCTTTCTAG